Proteins from one Mesorhizobium sp. M9A.F.Ca.ET.002.03.1.2 genomic window:
- a CDS encoding YcjF family protein has product MTAPRKPAAFRIEPEVPPKDQAAFRQPDAPSARKPRAVKTDVSVVVPAEIDVFDEPDIVAAEPPPATAPRKRSISGSLFFGALGVLVSLAVGLWTDQLIRDLFARSEWLGWLAAAMAVIAVLALLVILVREVLAIARLAEVEKLQKQALDAIARDDPKAARAVIDELSAFVAAKPETAAGRRSLAELRDEIIDGGNLVRLAETEILGPLDARAKVMILEAAKRVSLVTAVSPRALVDVAYVVFEAGRLIRRLSELYGGRPGTLGFFRLARSVLAHLAVTGSIAVGDSFVQQIVGHGLAARLSAKLGEGVVNGMMTARIGIAAMETARPLPFSAARRPGMGDFLSALTSFATKKQKETSASDT; this is encoded by the coding sequence ATGACCGCGCCCCGCAAGCCGGCAGCATTTCGCATCGAGCCGGAAGTCCCGCCAAAGGACCAGGCCGCCTTTCGCCAGCCCGACGCCCCGTCGGCGCGAAAGCCACGTGCGGTGAAGACGGATGTCTCGGTCGTCGTGCCCGCCGAGATCGACGTCTTCGACGAGCCCGACATCGTCGCCGCCGAACCGCCGCCGGCGACCGCGCCGCGGAAGCGTTCGATATCAGGCAGTCTGTTTTTCGGCGCATTGGGCGTTCTGGTTTCGCTGGCCGTCGGCCTTTGGACCGACCAGCTGATTCGCGATCTGTTCGCGCGCTCCGAATGGCTTGGCTGGCTGGCCGCCGCGATGGCCGTGATCGCGGTGCTGGCGCTTCTGGTCATCCTTGTCCGCGAGGTCCTGGCGATCGCCCGCCTCGCCGAGGTCGAGAAGCTGCAGAAACAGGCACTCGACGCCATCGCCCGCGACGACCCGAAGGCCGCACGGGCCGTGATCGACGAACTCTCCGCCTTTGTCGCGGCCAAGCCCGAGACCGCGGCCGGCAGACGCTCGCTGGCTGAATTGCGCGACGAGATCATCGACGGCGGCAATCTGGTGCGCCTGGCCGAGACCGAAATCCTCGGCCCCCTCGATGCGCGCGCCAAGGTGATGATCCTCGAAGCGGCAAAGCGTGTGTCGCTCGTGACAGCGGTCAGCCCTCGCGCTCTGGTCGACGTCGCCTATGTCGTGTTCGAAGCCGGCCGGCTGATTCGCCGCCTGTCGGAGCTTTATGGCGGCCGGCCGGGCACGCTGGGATTCTTCCGGCTGGCGCGCAGCGTTCTCGCCCATCTGGCGGTGACCGGCTCGATCGCCGTCGGCGACAGCTTCGTTCAGCAGATCGTCGGCCATGGCCTTGCCGCTCGGCTCTCGGCAAAGCTTGGCGAAGGCGTCGTCAACGGCATGATGACGGCGCGCATCGGCATCGCTGCGATGGAGACCGCAAGGCCCCTGCCCTTCAGCGCCGCGAGACGGCCCGGAATGGGCGATTTCCTGTCAGCGCTGACATCGTTCGCAACAAAGAAGCAGAAGGAAACATCCGCTTCCGATACATGA
- a CDS encoding YcjX family protein, with product MASSLTTLTDEAKIALDTLSGRATGLFSPSLRLGVTGLSRAGKTVFISAFVHNLIHGGRLPLFEAQKSGRIARAFLEEQPDDAVPRFQYEDHVAALVDDRLWPDSTRAISELRLTIEYESASGWSRMFSSGRLSVDIVDYPGEWLLDLPLLGKSYADFSREAFEMAVLPVRVDLSQEWRALSAAVDPNADADEMAARRLAESFAAYLKACKLDERALSTLPPGRFLMPGDLEGSPALTFAPFPGLSERRARSGSLQAMMERRYEAYKTHVVKPFFREHVTRLDRQIVLIDALQALNAGPGAMADLERAVTEILACFRPGRGNFLTDFFSRRIDRILVAATKADHLHHESHDRLQAIVRRLADRAMARANFTGADVDVVALAAVRATREGTVKQGRETLPVIIGTPLKGERINGETFDGNTETAIFPGDLPEKIDAVFDVSGPDHRQSNEDPAIRFVRFRPPKLERTAEGVTLSLPHIRLDRALQFLIGDHLA from the coding sequence TTGGCATCGTCGCTGACCACTTTAACCGACGAGGCGAAGATTGCCCTGGATACGCTGTCGGGGCGCGCTACAGGGCTTTTCTCGCCATCGCTGCGGCTGGGTGTCACCGGCCTTTCCCGCGCAGGCAAGACGGTGTTCATATCGGCCTTCGTCCACAATCTGATCCATGGCGGGCGTTTGCCGCTGTTCGAGGCGCAGAAATCGGGACGCATCGCCCGCGCCTTCCTCGAAGAGCAGCCGGATGACGCCGTACCGCGATTCCAGTACGAGGATCACGTCGCGGCCTTGGTCGACGACCGCCTCTGGCCGGATTCGACACGTGCCATTTCCGAGCTGAGGCTCACCATCGAATATGAATCGGCCTCCGGCTGGAGCCGCATGTTTTCATCAGGCAGATTGTCGGTCGACATCGTCGACTATCCCGGCGAATGGCTGCTCGACCTGCCGCTGCTCGGCAAATCCTATGCCGATTTCTCTCGCGAAGCCTTCGAGATGGCCGTGCTGCCGGTGCGCGTCGACCTTTCGCAGGAATGGCGCGCGCTCTCCGCCGCGGTCGACCCGAATGCGGACGCCGACGAGATGGCGGCGCGCCGCCTCGCCGAGAGCTTCGCCGCCTATCTCAAGGCATGCAAGCTCGACGAGCGGGCACTTTCGACCTTGCCGCCCGGCCGTTTCCTCATGCCCGGCGATCTTGAGGGCTCACCAGCACTGACTTTCGCGCCCTTTCCAGGCCTGAGTGAACGGCGGGCGCGTTCCGGGTCGCTGCAAGCAATGATGGAGCGGCGCTACGAGGCCTACAAGACGCATGTCGTCAAGCCGTTCTTCCGCGAACACGTCACGCGCCTCGACCGTCAGATCGTGCTGATCGACGCTCTGCAGGCCCTGAACGCAGGCCCCGGCGCGATGGCCGATCTCGAACGTGCGGTGACCGAAATCCTCGCCTGTTTCCGCCCCGGCCGCGGCAACTTCCTGACTGACTTTTTTTCAAGGCGCATCGACCGCATACTGGTGGCGGCGACAAAGGCGGACCATCTGCACCACGAAAGCCACGACCGGCTGCAGGCGATCGTGCGGCGGCTTGCCGACCGTGCCATGGCGCGGGCGAATTTCACCGGCGCCGATGTTGATGTGGTCGCCCTGGCGGCCGTGCGCGCGACCCGGGAAGGCACGGTCAAGCAGGGCCGTGAGACACTGCCGGTCATCATCGGCACACCGTTGAAAGGCGAAAGGATCAACGGCGAAACATTCGATGGAAATACCGAAACGGCGATATTTCCCGGTGATTTACCGGAGAAAATTGATGCAGTGTTCGACGTTTCTGGCCCGGACCATCGCCAGAGCAATGAAGATCCGGCGATCCGCTTCGTGCGTTTTCGCCCGCCAAAACTCGAACGCACCGCTGAAGGCGTCACGCTGTCGCTACCGCATATCAGGCTCGACCGCGCCCTGCAGTTCCTGATCGGAGATCATCTGGCATGA
- a CDS encoding histidine phosphatase family protein has translation MSKLYLLRHAKAGWALPGVRDFDRPLDASGLADAETIGAAMRTRSYIPDLTLCSNAKRARQTLEGLAGHTDTGRVLFLDTLYSEDAASYLNLIRGNGGSGSLLVIGHNPMTEDLAIALSGHGDETARGMLNYGFPASGLAVVRFPGSLADAAQGTGYLEAFLTPADL, from the coding sequence GTGAGCAAGCTTTATCTGCTGAGGCATGCGAAGGCCGGATGGGCCCTGCCGGGCGTACGCGATTTCGATCGTCCGCTCGACGCATCCGGTCTAGCCGACGCCGAAACGATCGGCGCGGCCATGCGGACCCGCAGCTACATTCCGGACCTCACCCTTTGCTCCAACGCAAAACGGGCGCGCCAAACGCTGGAAGGTCTGGCCGGCCACACCGATACAGGCCGGGTCCTGTTCCTGGATACGCTCTACAGCGAGGATGCTGCCAGCTATCTCAACCTCATCCGCGGCAATGGCGGGTCAGGCTCGCTGCTCGTCATCGGCCACAACCCGATGACAGAAGATCTCGCCATTGCGCTTTCGGGCCACGGCGACGAGACTGCCAGGGGGATGCTGAACTACGGCTTCCCGGCCTCCGGCCTTGCGGTCGTCCGGTTTCCCGGCAGTCTTGCCGATGCTGCGCAAGGCACCGGCTATCTCGAAGCCTTCCTGACGCCTGCCGATCTATGA
- the dksA gene encoding RNA polymerase-binding protein DksA, which yields MNDIVTADYVPSEDEPFMNERQKSYFRLKLVTWKNDILREARETLEILQQENANHPDLADRASSETDRAIELRARDRQRKLISKIDSALQRLDEGTYGYCEETGEPIALKRLDARPIATLSIEAQERHERREKVYRDD from the coding sequence ATGAACGACATCGTTACCGCCGATTACGTACCCTCCGAAGACGAGCCGTTCATGAACGAGCGGCAGAAATCCTACTTTCGCTTAAAGCTCGTCACCTGGAAGAACGACATACTGCGCGAAGCGCGCGAAACTCTCGAAATCCTTCAGCAAGAAAACGCTAACCATCCCGATCTCGCCGATCGCGCCTCTTCGGAAACCGACCGCGCCATCGAACTTCGCGCCCGCGATCGCCAGCGAAAACTCATTTCAAAGATCGATTCCGCGCTCCAGCGCCTCGACGAAGGCACTTACGGCTATTGTGAGGAAACCGGCGAGCCCATCGCGCTGAAGCGGCTCGATGCGCGTCCGATCGCGACCTTGTCGATCGAGGCGCAGGAGCGCCACGAGCGCCGCGAGAAGGTCTACCGCGACGACTGA
- a CDS encoding flagellar biosynthetic protein FliO, protein MLQWLDSVAGPGYAAAILWALVALVLLVVVLLIIKLIRSLTFGTFVAGGRNRKTRLAVMDATAVDSHRRLVLVRRDDIEHLLLIGGPTDVVVERDIRLSALRRPALTGDSGGHQPAPRPRTPQPAPAPVRQAPPPQPASAAPTPVRPHQTAPAPAPKPAAQSRQSATITPMPTYGSANANAVRHVPSPTSQDSPATQDSLDDTLMKELEVSFDDPQASRPVSQPAAKAPPSLDDEMTKLLGELSSQKR, encoded by the coding sequence ATGCTGCAGTGGCTGGATAGCGTGGCGGGTCCTGGTTATGCCGCGGCAATCCTGTGGGCGTTAGTCGCGCTTGTCCTTCTGGTCGTTGTTCTCCTCATCATCAAGCTGATCCGCAGTCTGACCTTCGGGACATTCGTTGCCGGCGGCAGAAACCGCAAGACGCGACTGGCCGTCATGGACGCCACCGCTGTCGACAGTCACCGTCGGTTGGTGCTGGTGCGCCGTGACGATATCGAGCACCTGCTGCTGATCGGCGGCCCGACCGACGTCGTCGTCGAACGCGACATCAGGCTGTCGGCGCTGCGCCGTCCTGCGCTGACCGGAGATAGCGGCGGCCATCAGCCGGCGCCCCGGCCGCGAACACCTCAACCCGCCCCTGCGCCGGTGAGGCAAGCACCACCTCCGCAGCCGGCAAGCGCTGCCCCAACGCCTGTCCGGCCCCATCAGACGGCACCGGCGCCAGCGCCGAAGCCGGCAGCGCAAAGTCGCCAGTCGGCGACCATCACGCCGATGCCTACCTACGGATCGGCGAATGCCAATGCCGTTCGACACGTCCCATCGCCGACAAGCCAGGATTCCCCGGCAACGCAGGATTCCCTTGACGATACGCTGATGAAGGAGCTCGAGGTTTCGTTCGACGACCCGCAGGCCAGCAGGCCGGTGAGCCAGCCAGCGGCAAAAGCGCCACCGTCTCTCGATGACGAGATGACGAAGCTTCTCGGCGAGTTGTCCAGCCAGAAAAGATAA